A region from the uncultured Stenotrophomonas sp. genome encodes:
- a CDS encoding putative CDP-glycerol glycerophosphotransferase (Evidence 3 : Function proposed based on presence of conserved amino acid motif, structural feature or limited homology) → MPRHYLLYGSERYALAILRPLQAAIRARGDEAAWFFDGPGAEDLAADETLLSVQQVRDWNPCAVITSSNAVPHFFPGVKVETFHGFDAGKPRHIYIRGFFDLYCTTGPRDTAAFTELAEKLGHFSVVETGFPKIDPFMSRLHDEPEPVRKPPVILYHSTFSPSWSAAGVLHDEIKRLSRTGEWRWIVTFHPKMDPEMVARYRALENDYLRFADDDNILDLFPQVDMMCSDTSSALNEFLLTYKPVVTFKNRRPGPQLIDIDDPAQFEGAIRTALSRPPELMAAVRRFADQLHPYRDGRSSERILQAIDDFIAAGARNRKPKPMNLWRKLKIRRRIGYWGPARR, encoded by the coding sequence GTGCCACGCCACTATCTGCTGTATGGGTCCGAGCGCTATGCGCTGGCCATCCTGCGCCCGTTGCAGGCGGCGATCCGTGCACGTGGCGACGAGGCGGCGTGGTTCTTCGATGGCCCCGGCGCGGAGGACCTGGCCGCCGACGAGACCCTGCTCAGCGTGCAGCAGGTGCGCGACTGGAACCCCTGCGCGGTGATCACCTCGTCGAACGCGGTGCCGCATTTCTTTCCCGGCGTGAAGGTGGAAACCTTTCACGGTTTCGATGCGGGCAAGCCGCGCCACATCTACATCCGCGGTTTCTTCGACCTGTACTGCACCACCGGGCCGCGCGATACCGCCGCGTTCACGGAATTGGCGGAGAAGCTGGGACACTTCTCGGTGGTCGAGACCGGGTTCCCGAAGATCGACCCGTTCATGAGTCGGCTGCACGACGAGCCGGAACCGGTCCGCAAGCCGCCGGTGATCCTGTACCACTCCACGTTCTCGCCCTCGTGGAGCGCCGCCGGCGTCCTGCATGACGAGATCAAACGCCTGTCGCGGACCGGCGAGTGGCGCTGGATCGTCACCTTCCACCCGAAGATGGACCCGGAGATGGTGGCCAGGTACCGCGCGCTGGAAAACGACTACCTGCGCTTCGCCGACGACGACAACATCCTGGACCTGTTCCCGCAGGTCGACATGATGTGCTCGGATACCTCCTCGGCGCTCAACGAGTTCCTGCTGACCTACAAGCCGGTTGTCACCTTCAAGAACCGCCGCCCGGGCCCGCAGTTGATCGACATCGACGACCCGGCGCAGTTCGAGGGCGCCATCCGCACCGCGCTGTCGCGGCCGCCGGAACTGATGGCCGCGGTACGCCGGTTCGCCGACCAGCTGCACCCGTACCGTGATGGCAGGTCCAGCGAGCGCATCCTGCAGGCCATCGACGATTTCATCGCCGCCGGTGCGCGCAACCGCAAGCCCAAGCCGATGAACCTGTGGCGCAAGCTCAAGATCCGCAGGCGTATCGGCTATTGGGGCCCGGCGCGGCGCTGA
- the waaE gene encoding Lipopolysaccharide core biosynthesis glycosyl transferase — protein sequence MSSSSTSPPPVRLSACIIAFNEADRIGDCLASLAFCDEIVVVDSFSSDTTVAIAEAAGARVLQRAFDGFRSQKAFCVEQASHDWVLCLDADERVDATLRAAIEAERDARFARVRGYRFARCSEYFGRFLRHGTAYPDRVLRLFDRRHGGWRGDREIHEAVTVEGPVALLPGDLLHHPYRSFLQLLDKKQKYARMMAEHEFDRGKRANLGKLIVSPTWRFFRSYVFKRGFLDGWPGLIEAFVSANYVRQKTIMLWLLQNGQPLADPPRTRP from the coding sequence ATGTCGAGCTCGTCCACTTCTCCGCCCCCCGTGCGCCTGTCGGCCTGCATCATCGCCTTCAACGAAGCCGACCGGATCGGCGACTGCCTTGCCTCGCTGGCCTTCTGCGACGAGATCGTGGTGGTGGACTCGTTTTCCAGCGATACCACGGTGGCCATCGCCGAAGCGGCCGGCGCGCGCGTGCTGCAGCGCGCCTTCGACGGCTTCCGCAGCCAGAAGGCATTCTGTGTGGAACAGGCCAGCCACGACTGGGTACTGTGCCTGGACGCGGACGAACGCGTGGACGCCACGCTCCGCGCCGCCATCGAGGCCGAACGCGATGCTCGTTTCGCGCGCGTCAGAGGCTACCGCTTCGCACGCTGTTCGGAATATTTCGGCCGCTTCCTGCGCCACGGCACCGCCTACCCCGACCGCGTGTTGCGGCTGTTCGACCGCCGCCACGGCGGCTGGCGCGGCGACCGCGAGATACATGAGGCAGTGACGGTGGAGGGTCCGGTCGCCCTGCTTCCGGGCGACCTGCTGCACCATCCCTACCGCAGTTTCCTGCAATTGCTGGACAAGAAGCAGAAGTACGCGCGGATGATGGCCGAGCATGAATTCGACCGCGGCAAGCGTGCCAACCTGGGCAAGCTGATCGTCTCGCCCACGTGGCGCTTCTTCCGCAGCTACGTGTTCAAACGCGGCTTTCTGGACGGTTGGCCCGGCTTGATCGAAGCCTTCGTCAGCGCCAACTACGTGCGACAGAAAACCATCATGTTGTGGTTGCTGCAGAACGGGCAGCCTCTGGCCGACCCGCCACGCACTCGGCCCTGA